One Candidatus Zixiibacteriota bacterium genomic window, ATTCCCTATCTCTTTCAGAAGAGACTGCATACAGCTTTGGAGATGCGAAAGGAGGCTTGACCGCAATGTACCGTAATCCGCCCAAACGAATGACTTTCGTGGCCGACCGCCTGGTTGACCAGATAATCGAGGGACGTAAGACCGCTTCGGTATGTCCGTTGGGAGAAGTTGATTTGAAGGAAGGAGATTACGACGACGCTCTGGTGGTGGGCGATTATTACGACGTCTACGACAGTGAGCGTCGCCCTCGCTGCACGATTCGGATCATCGGCATGGAGCTATGCCGTTGGGACAATATCCCGGAACGGCTCTATCGCGGAGAGACCAACAGCACAGCCGATGAATTCCGCGAGGATCATCGGGAGTTTTTTGGCGAAGTCTCAGATGATTTCGAGTTCGTCGCCTATTATTTCGAGTTGGCCTCGTAAGCCGGTACATGTTCCTCGGGCGCTACGAGAAGATATCCCTCACTCCGAACCGACTTAATCAAACGCGGCGCGCCACTGTTGTCGCCGATCCGCTTGCGAATCCGCGAAACCCGCAGGTCGACCGTTCGGTCCAGGCCGTTGTACTCGAATCCCAGCACCTGTTGAAACAGCTCATCCCGGGTAACAACCTCACCGGCCCGGCCGGCCAGATACCAGAGAAGATCGAATTCCGCGGTGCTCAGCCGAAAGTCCCGGCCGTTGACAGAGACCTGTCGCGAGGGACGATGAATTGTAAGAGTCCCAACGTTTCTTGTCATTTCTTCGTGCACCTTTTCGTTTGTATCAAAATCCACGAACAACCCCGTCGTTAATTCCGACCGGCTCCAGCCGGACGATAGATATATCTTATCTGCAGAAATGGACAACCCAGATATCGTTGAGGATTAATCCTGGCACAAAAAAAACGGGACAGATAAGTGTCTGTCCCGCAAGGGATGAGAATACTGAAGGGCAGAAGACTAACAGAGCTGATCGAGCAAATAGCCGGTAAGGGTACTATCCTCAGTAACCTCGGCCGACTCGCTGTACATGGACATAGCCATATCACTCATGTCCTCCGGAGGAGGCGGCGGCGGTGGGGGTTCCATCGCCTCGAACTCGGCCTGACTGACCATACCGTCTCCATCGGTATCAGCCTCAGTCAGATGCTCAAGCATGGCCTCAAAGCGGTCATCCACCTGCCCGGCCTGCTCGGCTTCCGATTGCAACTGCGCGAGATCGATCTGTCCATCGCCGTCCGAATCCATTCTCTCGAACATCTTCTCCCGCATCTGCGTCATCATATCGGAAGATATTCCCATGTTTCCCTGAATTCCGTCTACCATAGCATCCTCCTTTCGGGATTATGATTGCGGTTCCAGGTTCGGCTCACTGTGGGCCTTGCTCATTGAATCGGTCGGAACAGCAAGACGATAACAATGCGAACGGCCGTTTATTGTATCGTTTTGTATCCGGATTAATCCCCTTCTACCCTCGGTTGTCTAACCAATACGGACGCAGACAGCGCATGTCATGCTAACCTACATACCTCCTCTTATTCTCACGGTCGGGTTGGAAGAGCACACCAACCCGACCGGTTTCTCTTTATGGATACAGCTCACCGATAACTAAACAAGCAATTAGCTATCCGTTCCCGGGTGGGACAAACGCCCGGGCGTCCTACCTTTAACGCTTGTTAAAAAAGCCGTTCGCTCTGACATTCGACAGGACACAACCGTAATGCGAGCGACGCACGACCACCCGTTATATGAAGTGAGAATTTCCAATCGCATTGCCCGGTGGTTTGTCTCCCGGCAGAACAGGCATCTGCAGAGGTTTTTCAACGCTCTCTTCAGGAGGGGTTCTTTATTACACGGAGTCCGCCATTTTCTTCTCATTCCGTCACACTGTAGCGGAACGACGGCGAGACCGGCATTGTCAAGTCCGATGCTCAACGTCAAGATCGATTCCCCCCTTTCAACCGGTAACAGGTTCGATCGAGTCATCAACGCAGAAGCTGCGCCGTTTTCTTGTTGATAATAAGCCCTATAAGTCCATTTTCCGCTTGACACAATGTCGCATGCGAGCTATACTGTTAGCGTAAGAGGGGCCGCAATACATCCACGCAGGGCTAATTGCGGAGACACTTCTTTCACACCACCTCATTTTTCAAATCCTTCAATCGCAGGCTTAAAACATCCACCGAGTTGTATCCAGCGCCGTCTGGGCCGTGAACCTGCAATCAAGGAGGATTCGCCTATGGACAACGCTTGTTGCTTTTGACCTGAAAACCATTCTGTCCAATGGCAGGGCATCGGCAACAAGAGAAGAGAACGTAAGAACAAAACACTGAGCAATAGGAGTACGGCTTGTCCGGCAACCTGAATTGCCACTCAGGCGTCGTGGAGGAGCAAGGACAGGCTCCGGCGACTGCGTAACGTCCATTCGCAGCCGACACTACCGCAAGGACCCGACACGCGCTCATCTAATGTCCAGGGTCGAGCGAGCCTGAAAAACAGGTTGCCTTCCGGCCGACTCCATTTGACTGATCAAGATCCGTAATACGACCGGCCGAGAATTCCGCAAGGGATTCTCGGCTTTTTTTGTTTCGGAGCCGGACAACCGTTCTCCATGTGGCGTGCCGTCATCGAATCCGCCCTTAACTCATTTGGTGGGCGGCAGACGTCTCGTCCGCACCTGTAGCAGGGCATGTCTCTCCGAGACATGCCATTGTGTTATCGCCATGATTTTTAATCCCCACCCGTGGACGGGAGTGTTGAAAAAGACATACGCTCGGATATTCAGTAAAACACAACTGTAATGCGGGCGACACAAGGCCGCCCGCTACGCGAGGTTAGAGTTCTTTAACGCGTAGTGGCGGGGGTGGGCTCCGCCGCAGATGAGGCTTGTCAACAATCCCGGACGGGTGGGCTACCGGACCTACTCAAGACTACTCATTCCCACCCGTGGACGGGTGGGCCACCGGACGGGTGGGCCACCGGCCGAGAATTCCGCGAGGGATTCTCGGCTTTTTTTGTTTCAGCCCGAATCAACCCACACCTGTCGGATCAACCCCATATTTCACCCCCCTTGCCTTGCCTGTCTTTATTATCATCTACTCCCCTCACCTGAGCCAACCACGCCCGCACAACATACTGTACGGGAACAACTTAGAAAATCATAATTGGGCTCATTCGGCCTCTTCGGCATTTAGGCATCAGGCTTGCATCTATCCGGTTGAACCGAAACTGAAATGGCTTTACGAAGGCGGTACGTTATGAAAGTAAAGTTTGTTCTTACGATGGATGACGTGGTCATCGACAACGAGGTTTTTGACCAGATAGTAATGGACTGGGAAAGCGACATGGATCACGAGGACGTTTTGAAGCTCTCCCACGAATGGATCACCTCACAGAATTTCCTGACCCAGCGGATGGTCGGCTTGACCCGGGTGGGCGAATCATCCCTGACAATCGAACCGTTGGAAGATTAGAATATGATCTTCGACAAACTCGCCGAGGCCAAACTCGATCAACTGGTCAATCAGGCCGGTGCCAAAGCCGGTGAACTCACCGGCATTCTGGACCCGATTAAGGCTATGATTGTTGAGCATTTCGGCCAGAACGGGCTTTATGCGGCTTATATCGTTCTGGCGGCCTTATTGTTGTTTATCATCATGACCGTTGCCAGAGTGACCTTTTCAGCTCTGAAATACCTGGTTATTCCGGCTATTGCCCTGGCTTTTGTCGGCAGTCTGATGACCTCCTACAGCTTCGTCGCGCTATTGCCGGTGACCGTTACCATCAGCTCCGTTTTCCTGTTGGTCAAGGGGTAAGTCCCCATATCCCACTGCCTTCGAGCCAGACTATTGGGGCGGTTTTGCAAATTGCAAGACTCGCTCATTCATGCCTTAACGTAAGTACCGCAAGTAGTTAAGCCCGGCACCCAGCGTCCGGCAGTGTCTTTGCACACCTGCTTTTTGAAACAATTATCCGTGAAACTAGTATTCGCCGGAAGGTAAACAGCGAGATAGTCTATGGGCGAAAAGCAAACCTGCATTAACTGTGGTAGGGACCTTGTCGATCAAAACGGCGTCTGGGTCTGCCCGTCCTGCAACATCAGCGATATTGCATCCAGTCGGATATTTATCGAGGAAGAGGAATCCGACGAATATGTTTTCATTGAATGCCCCGGAGCAACTCTCTACGAGGAAGGCACCAACAATGTTATCGCCGGGGTAAAATTCCACGACAACGACGATCCGTTCAAGGGCTACAAGATAATCGGACATCCGGTCTACGCTCCCAATCATCGTAAACGCCGTCGGATAAAACGCGAGGCGCTGGGATCGATTCGTCGTTGTCGGGCCTGCCAGGATTACACGATTCGGATGCGCCGCAAGGAAGGAAAAGATTTTTTCATTCCCTCCAGCAAACATCCCAACCGCAAAAAGCTGAAATCGATCGAACACGTAACCTACGAGCCCTGATCCGACGATCAAACAATATCACTGATTCAAACTTGATACCGGTCGTCCGGTTCGCCTCCTTGCGGAATAAGCTGGAGGCGCCTATGAAAATGGAAGTCCTTGACCGATGTGGGATATGTGCCGCTTCCGATCTCGAACAGGTCGATCCGGATAACAACCTTTGTCGCTGTCGCACCTGCGGCTTCGTGTTCGACAATCCTCGTCCTACCTTAGAAGAAATCGGTCATTATTATTCTCAGCCGTCACAATACGACTCCTGGCTGGATCGGATTGAGGCACGCGATGACCTCTGGCGCCGTCGCCTGGCTAAACTCCTGCCGATACACAAACCAGGAAGTCTTCTCGATATCGGTGCGGGAATCGGCCAGTTCCTCCATCATGCTCGTCCGCATTTCACTACTGTCGCGGGGACCGAGTTGTCCGACTCAGCGATTATTATCGCTCGTGATAAATACAACCTACCACTCATCAAAGGGGACGTGCTCGATATCGACTTCGATAACTCCACTCGGTTCGACAACATCACTATCTTTCACGTACTCGAACACGTGCCCGATCCACGAGCCACGATCAAAAAGTGCTACCGCTTGTTGTCCGATGGAGGTCTTTTGGTGGTGTGTGTTCCCAACGATCTTCGTTCGTTGAAACGAAATGCTAAAAGTTCGGCCAAACGATTTTTTCGGTCGGTCGGTATCAATCGTTGGCGAGATCCCGGTCGACTCGGATTGCCGCGCATCGCTCTCGATGGCTCCATGGATGAAATCCATCTGTCGCATTTTACCTCATCAGTGCTGCATCGCTTACTCACCGACAACGGTTTTACGGTGGTGCAGAATTCGGTTGATCCTTATTTCGTCGCTTCTGGGGCTCGTCTCGTGTTGGAGAAAATGTACTGTGCCGGGATGAGCGCGACCCGCATCGTCCTCCGTCGCAACTGGTACGAGACAATCTGGATGGCTGCGTATAAAAACATTGACTCTGATTAGCGGGCATCGCAAGTCTGGTTCCGGAGTGAGCCGATCCGTAGACCGGATCCGTCTTCGAATCCGGCCTTTAACTCATTTCGCGGGTGGCAGACGTCTCGTCTGTCTCGGTGGCCCAAACGCCTCGACTTGGCGACTCCACATTTCCCGTTGCCCTCTCAGACTGATCATCCTATTCTGTTTCCATGACGGACAACTCTCCCAACCTGTTCGATCTTCAGCCCGCCCTTTACACGATCGGTTATCAGGGCCGGACAATCACCGACCTGATCGTGTTACTGCAAGATCACGGTGTGAGGCAGTTGATCGATGTCCGTCGCGACGCCTACTCGCGCAATCCGGACTACACCGGCAGCCGTCTGCGCGAGGCGATCGAGTCCGCGGGGATCAGATACATACACCTGCCGGAGTTGGGCATCCCGAAAGAGATCCGTTCCGACGCGACCTCCGCCGATGCCTCCCGGCGCGTTCTTGACTGGTACGAGAACGAATATCTGCCGGACATCCCGGACGCAGTAAACCGTTTGGCAGGAATCGTAAAAAAATACCTGTCCGCTCTGATGTGCTACGAAACGAAGCCGAGCGACTGCCATCGCGGCCGCCTCGCCCCGCTTATCGCTCGCCTCGCTGATCTGCCTTTGGTGCATTTGTGAGGTGGTCGTAAGCGTTAGAGGTCTTTCGGTGCCACACCTTAGGGTGGTTATTGGCAAACCTCCACACGAACCCAAACGCTGGGGAGACAAGCCCCACCGCTACGCGTTAAAGGAGCTTAACCTCGTGTAGCGGGCGGCTTGGTGTCGCCCGAGTTATAGTCGAGTTTTGTCGAAAATCCGGTTGTATGACTTCTCCAACAGACTCCGAGTGCTAATAGATCACTGCGCATTTATCCTTGCTTGATTCAACAAAATGGGCTAAATTCTCGCGATTTTTTAACACGCAGAATAGTAAAACAGTTCAGGAGGCATTGTGAGGCTCCTTACCCAGAAACGACTTATCATTATCCTGATGGTGTTGGCCGTCTACGCCGTGTACGGTCCGGCGTTCGGTCAGCATGAAAACCCGCTCGATACCGTCGAGTCGGGGGTTCAGGATAGTGTCGAACAACAGGTCACAGCAGTTCCCGACGAACAGGTGGCTATCCATAACGAACCGGCCACGGAGGCGGCACCAAACGAAGCCGAACACGATGAAGAAGACGACAGTCACGGCGGACCGGTGTTGGAAATCCTTCTCAGCCTGATCGTCATACTTCTGGCCGCCAAGCTCGGCGGTGATCTTTTCGAGCGTTTCGGTCAACCGGCCGTTCTCGGAGAGCTGGTGCTTGGCATGATTCTGGGCAACCTGCATCTTCTGGGTTTGGATTTCATCGAACCTTTCAAGCATGATATAACTCTGGAGGTCCTGGCGGAACTGGGTGTTATTATCCTGTTGTTCGAGGTGGGGCTGGAGTCCTCCGTGAAAGAAATGATGCGGGTGGGGCTGACTTCCTTTATGGTTGCTACATTCGGTGTAATTGCTCCGTTCTTCCTCGGTTGGGGCGTAGGCGCCTGGTTCCTTCCCGAAGAATCGATTTATGTCCATGTTTTTATCGGTGCCACTTTGACTGCAACCTCGGTCGGCATTACCGCTCGTGTTCTTAAAGATCTCGGGAAGATAAAATCCAAGGAGGCCCAGGTTATTCTGGGTGCGGCGGTAATTGACGATATCATGGGACTGGTGATTCTGGCGGTGGTAGCCGGGATCATTACCGCTGTGGCCAGCGGCTCCGGTGGCGGAGTCGGGTCCGGCATGATTCTCTGGATTATCGCCAAGGCGGTTCTCTTTATCGTGGGGGCGGTGGTTCTAGGACAGTTCCTGCTGCCGACTTACTTCAATCTGGCGTTCCGGCTTCGAGGAACCGGCGTGTTTCTGTCTTTTTGCCTCATGGTCTGTTTTGCCCTGGCGTTCCTGGCCGGTCAGATCGGTCTGGCTCCGATCGTAGGTGCTTTTGCCGCCGGTTTGATTCTGGACCCGGTGCAATACAAAAAACTCGAAGATAAAGACGGCCATCATATTCACGAGTTGATCACTCCGATCTCCGTGTTCCTGGTGCCGATTTTCTTCGTTCGTATGGGCATGATGGTCGACCTGACCACTTTCGCTCAGGTAGAGATTCTGGGATTCGCAGCGGTTATGACACTGGCCGCCATCATCGGAAAACAAGCCTGTTCATTGGCCATATTCGATAGGAAAACCAACCGGGTCGCTATCGGTTTAGGTATGATTCCGCGCGGCGAGGTTGGATTGATTTTCGCCGGTATCGGCGCCAAGCTCATGCTTGACGGCCACGCTGTGGTGTCTTCCAGCACTTATTCTGCGGTAGTTATCATGGTCATCGTGACCACTCTGGTGACACCTCCGGCTTTGAAGTTGTCTTTGTTAAAACATTCCAGCTAGCCGGTACGGCCATAGAGCAACTTAATAGCCGCTGCCGGAAACGACAGCGGCTCTTTCTTGGAAAAATCGATCGATGTTTGTATCTCTCAATACAGACCTGTTGAAATTCCGCCTGGTCGAGGAACCTCTGATCGACGCCGACTGGTTCGTGCGACATTTGGCCACCGTCATGGCTCACGATCCGGACGGCTGCTTTGCCCTTATGGTACAGAATGAACCGGTGGGAATGATTACGGCAACCGCATACGGCAATATCGGCTGGCTCGGCTGGCTGTATGTCAAAGTCACGCAACGCGATAAGGGATTGGGTGAGCAGCTCATGCGGCGAGGTGTTGAATATCTCCACGATGCCGGCTGCCGCACGATTCTTCTGGAGGCAGTGCTTAAAGCTGTCCCGCTTTACGAACGAATCGGCTTCAAGCCACTCTACCCGACACGCCACTGGCTGATTCAACCGTCAGAACCGTTTTCGGTCGACTGCCCGAACCTGACCGTGGAGTGCTATCGTTCCGAATGCCTTGACGACTTGACCGCTTTTGACACACCGCGCTTCGGCGCCAACCGCCGAGATATGATCGAACTGGCTTCGCATAATCCGAGCTTTACCGGATTTATAGCCCGATACGAGAATGAAATATGCGGGTACCTGTTCACCACCCGCACCACGACTAATCGTCAGGCGGGTCCGCTGTTGGCCGGGGCGGTTCCGGAGCGGGCGGCAATCGTAACGGCCCTGATAAACGCCGCCTTTGAGCAAGACGACTTGCCGCTCTATATCCGATGTCCCGAGGTCGATTCTGCACGCGCCGGAATAATCCGGGCCCTTGGGGCAAAATCAGGACCGGAGTATACAATGCGGATGTTTCTGGGCGAACCCTGCCCGCCTGCGCCACCCGATATACTCTCGCTGGGAAGCCCCGGTAAAGGGTAACGAGCTATTCATAGAACGAAAAAGACGGTCACGTCGATGCAATCCCGAGGTGGGCGGATTTGTTGGTTCTGAAAAACTTATTTGACCGATTTTACAGGCATTTCGGTTCTTTTAGCCAAGTAATTGGTTGTCACTAACTTCACTGCTGTTTGGAACAAAATCCAAAAAGCCTTGTCAAAGCAATAACAGAGTCTTATCTTATCGGGCAAACGGAGATAAATAGATTGTTATTGTCGTCTTTACATATTCTCCTGCAGCGGTCTCAACCGACAGCTTTGTCTGATTTTTCCTCCGGGGAACTTGAGCCGGGGTTGAAACGTTTATCTATCAAGGCTCAGAGACGATTGCAGGGATCGGATTCATTTCCGGGGGGCATGAAATGACCGACCAGAAAGCGGCTCTGAAGAAAAGGCAGGAGTTCGAAAAAGAGGCTCTGCCGCACATGGATGCGCTTTATCGTACGGCGTTGCGATTGAGTAAGAACGATAAGGATGCGGAGGATCTGGTTCAGGAGACCTATGTAAAGGCTTATCGTTTCTGGGACAAATTCGAGACCGGTTCGAACTGCCGGGCATGGTTGTTCAAAATCATGACCAACATTTTCATTAACCAGTACCGGTCAAAATCACGGTCCCCGATGACGGCCAATATCGACGATATCGATGACAATT contains:
- a CDS encoding ASCH domain-containing protein; translation: MYRNPPKRMTFVADRLVDQIIEGRKTASVCPLGEVDLKEGDYDDALVVGDYYDVYDSERRPRCTIRIIGMELCRWDNIPERLYRGETNSTADEFREDHREFFGEVSDDFEFVAYYFELAS
- a CDS encoding winged helix-turn-helix domain-containing protein, with the translated sequence MTRNVGTLTIHRPSRQVSVNGRDFRLSTAEFDLLWYLAGRAGEVVTRDELFQQVLGFEYNGLDRTVDLRVSRIRKRIGDNSGAPRLIKSVRSEGYLLVAPEEHVPAYEANSK
- a CDS encoding EF-hand domain-containing protein is translated as MVDGIQGNMGISSDMMTQMREKMFERMDSDGDGQIDLAQLQSEAEQAGQVDDRFEAMLEHLTEADTDGDGMVSQAEFEAMEPPPPPPPPEDMSDMAMSMYSESAEVTEDSTLTGYLLDQLC
- a CDS encoding class I SAM-dependent methyltransferase, which gives rise to MKMEVLDRCGICAASDLEQVDPDNNLCRCRTCGFVFDNPRPTLEEIGHYYSQPSQYDSWLDRIEARDDLWRRRLAKLLPIHKPGSLLDIGAGIGQFLHHARPHFTTVAGTELSDSAIIIARDKYNLPLIKGDVLDIDFDNSTRFDNITIFHVLEHVPDPRATIKKCYRLLSDGGLLVVCVPNDLRSLKRNAKSSAKRFFRSVGINRWRDPGRLGLPRIALDGSMDEIHLSHFTSSVLHRLLTDNGFTVVQNSVDPYFVASGARLVLEKMYCAGMSATRIVLRRNWYETIWMAAYKNIDSD
- a CDS encoding DUF488 domain-containing protein, with translation MTDNSPNLFDLQPALYTIGYQGRTITDLIVLLQDHGVRQLIDVRRDAYSRNPDYTGSRLREAIESAGIRYIHLPELGIPKEIRSDATSADASRRVLDWYENEYLPDIPDAVNRLAGIVKKYLSALMCYETKPSDCHRGRLAPLIARLADLPLVHL
- a CDS encoding cation:proton antiporter, with the translated sequence MRLLTQKRLIIILMVLAVYAVYGPAFGQHENPLDTVESGVQDSVEQQVTAVPDEQVAIHNEPATEAAPNEAEHDEEDDSHGGPVLEILLSLIVILLAAKLGGDLFERFGQPAVLGELVLGMILGNLHLLGLDFIEPFKHDITLEVLAELGVIILLFEVGLESSVKEMMRVGLTSFMVATFGVIAPFFLGWGVGAWFLPEESIYVHVFIGATLTATSVGITARVLKDLGKIKSKEAQVILGAAVIDDIMGLVILAVVAGIITAVASGSGGGVGSGMILWIIAKAVLFIVGAVVLGQFLLPTYFNLAFRLRGTGVFLSFCLMVCFALAFLAGQIGLAPIVGAFAAGLILDPVQYKKLEDKDGHHIHELITPISVFLVPIFFVRMGMMVDLTTFAQVEILGFAAVMTLAAIIGKQACSLAIFDRKTNRVAIGLGMIPRGEVGLIFAGIGAKLMLDGHAVVSSSTYSAVVIMVIVTTLVTPPALKLSLLKHSS
- a CDS encoding GNAT family N-acetyltransferase: MFVSLNTDLLKFRLVEEPLIDADWFVRHLATVMAHDPDGCFALMVQNEPVGMITATAYGNIGWLGWLYVKVTQRDKGLGEQLMRRGVEYLHDAGCRTILLEAVLKAVPLYERIGFKPLYPTRHWLIQPSEPFSVDCPNLTVECYRSECLDDLTAFDTPRFGANRRDMIELASHNPSFTGFIARYENEICGYLFTTRTTTNRQAGPLLAGAVPERAAIVTALINAAFEQDDLPLYIRCPEVDSARAGIIRALGAKSGPEYTMRMFLGEPCPPAPPDILSLGSPGKG
- a CDS encoding sigma-70 family RNA polymerase sigma factor, with product MTDQKAALKKRQEFEKEALPHMDALYRTALRLSKNDKDAEDLVQETYVKAYRFWDKFETGSNCRAWLFKIMTNIFINQYRSKSRSPMTANIDDIDDNFLYGQLATVDGAKDPEQALFAKVFDDDVKKAIENLPDDFRLVVVLSFLEGFSYQEIAEIADLQLGTVKSRLHRGRKLLQKQLWDYAVKNGYIKDKAT